One Acidimicrobiia bacterium DNA window includes the following coding sequences:
- a CDS encoding phosphotransferase family protein: MDGQDLPAGPIEAVEPLVGGTQNVLLRFERGGTTFVLRRGPWHLRRTSNDALRREMRVLAALAGSAVPHPELLAACPDESVLGGDAVFYLMEAVDGFNPTITLPALHAGDRDVRHAMGLAAVDALAALGAVDHVAVGLGDMGSPAGFLERQVPRWLSELDSYGVHEGYPGPSIPGLHDVATWLDRHRPARFTPGLSHGDYHLANLLYRPDGPEVAAIVDWEMCTIGDPLLDLGWLLATWPTGDQGGIGGGPLSTDGGLPTAGELVARYAEGTTRDVSAMVWYEVLACFKLGIILEGTHARACAGQAPVAIGDLLHATTLGLFSRAADRISAA; encoded by the coding sequence ATGGACGGTCAGGATCTTCCGGCAGGTCCTATCGAGGCGGTGGAGCCGTTGGTGGGCGGCACCCAAAATGTTCTCCTACGCTTTGAGCGGGGTGGCACCACCTTCGTATTGCGCCGAGGCCCGTGGCATCTACGACGTACGAGTAACGATGCCCTTCGCCGGGAGATGCGGGTGCTGGCGGCGTTGGCGGGGAGTGCGGTTCCGCATCCCGAACTGCTGGCGGCCTGCCCCGACGAGTCTGTGCTCGGGGGGGACGCGGTGTTTTATCTGATGGAGGCGGTCGATGGTTTCAACCCCACGATCACGCTCCCGGCCCTGCACGCGGGAGATCGCGACGTTCGCCATGCCATGGGTCTGGCGGCGGTCGATGCCCTGGCGGCCCTGGGGGCGGTGGATCACGTTGCGGTGGGTCTCGGTGACATGGGTTCCCCGGCCGGGTTCCTCGAACGACAGGTACCTCGTTGGCTGTCCGAACTGGATTCCTACGGGGTTCACGAGGGGTACCCCGGGCCGAGCATTCCTGGCCTGCACGACGTGGCGACCTGGCTCGATCGGCACCGACCGGCGCGGTTCACCCCCGGCTTGTCGCACGGCGACTACCACCTGGCCAACTTGTTGTACCGGCCCGATGGCCCTGAGGTGGCCGCCATCGTGGACTGGGAAATGTGCACCATTGGCGACCCCCTCCTGGATCTGGGTTGGTTGTTGGCCACCTGGCCCACCGGAGACCAAGGGGGAATCGGTGGGGGGCCGCTCAGTACCGACGGGGGCTTGCCCACGGCGGGAGAACTGGTGGCTCGTTACGCCGAGGGCACCACCCGCGATGTATCGGCGATGGTCTGGTACGAGGTGCTGGCCTGTTTCAAACTCGGCATCATTCTCGAAGGCACCCACGCCCGGGCCTGCGCCGGGCAGGCCCCCGTGGCGATCGGAGACCTGCTGCACGCCACCACCCTCGGACTGTTCAGCCGAGCAGCGGACCGGATCTCGGCGGCCTGA
- a CDS encoding 3-oxoacyl-ACP reductase, whose amino-acid sequence MDLTQRLDGRVAVITGGAGGIGLATAHRLAAEGATVVIADLEHSSGAEAAAAVGGLFVATDVTDEGQVEGLFAATVEAYGAVDIAFNNAGISPPDDDSILTTGLEAWRRVQEVNLTSVFLCCKYALGHMQRQGRGSIINTASFVAVMGAATSQISYTASKGGVLALSRELAVEFARQGIRVNALCPGPVNTPLLRELFAKDPERAARRLVHIPMGRFGEADEIAAAVAFLASDDASFMTGATFLVDGGISGAYVTPL is encoded by the coding sequence GTGGATCTCACCCAACGTTTGGATGGACGCGTCGCGGTGATCACGGGCGGGGCCGGGGGCATTGGTCTCGCCACCGCCCACCGCCTTGCGGCCGAGGGGGCCACGGTGGTGATTGCCGATCTCGAACACTCCAGTGGCGCGGAGGCCGCCGCCGCGGTGGGGGGCCTGTTCGTGGCTACCGATGTGACCGACGAGGGTCAGGTGGAGGGGTTGTTTGCCGCCACCGTGGAGGCCTATGGCGCGGTGGACATCGCCTTCAACAACGCGGGCATTTCCCCCCCCGACGACGACTCCATCCTCACCACCGGGTTGGAGGCGTGGCGACGGGTGCAGGAGGTGAACCTCACGTCGGTGTTTTTGTGCTGCAAGTACGCCCTGGGGCACATGCAACGCCAGGGGCGCGGCTCGATCATCAACACGGCATCCTTTGTGGCCGTGATGGGCGCCGCCACCTCGCAGATCTCCTATACGGCATCCAAAGGCGGTGTTCTGGCGCTCAGTCGTGAACTGGCAGTGGAGTTCGCCCGGCAGGGGATCCGTGTGAACGCCCTGTGCCCCGGCCCGGTCAATACGCCGCTGCTGCGGGAACTGTTCGCGAAGGATCCGGAGCGGGCCGCCCGCCGGTTGGTGCACATTCCGATGGGACGCTTTGGTGAAGCCGACGAGATCGCTGCCGCGGTGGCTTTTTTGGCCAGCGATGATGCGTCGTTCATGACCGGCGCCACCTTCCTGGTGGACGGGGGGATCTCCGGCGCCTACGTCACGCCGTTGTGA